From a region of the Flavobacterium sediminilitoris genome:
- a CDS encoding TIM-barrel domain-containing protein, producing MKKIVFFLLFTTYIFSQNKNREYLNHEWTKNGLNIEVSDGEYKITILNNSTIETSFIPKNEKYNPISHSVILKPENTHSKVSESQESFELTTKNIQIQVHKSPFQIFYYNNKQLILSEKNGYIKKDSVETLDFNLTSDEILYGGGARVLGMNRRGNRLQLYNRAHYGYESKSELMNFTLPIVISSKKYMVHFDNAPIGYLDLDSQKNNTLTYEAISGKKTYQIIVGDNWEDLISNYTLLTGRQPLPPRWALGNFSSRFGYHSETEAKKVIQKFKDEKIPVDAIILDLYWFGKEIKGTMGNLEVFRDSFPNFEKMVSDFHKRGIKTITVTEPFILTTSKKWEETKNKNILTINSDGSPAIWDFYFGNTSLIDVFKPEGKEWFWNIYKDLHHKGIVGIWGDLGEPEVFPSYANTIAGKADEVHNIYGHEWAKLIYEGYQKDFPNERPFILMRAGAAGSQRYGMIPWSGDVNRTWGGLSGQTEIALQMGMQGLAYMHSDLGGFAGANLDDELYIRWLQYGVFNPIFRPHAQEDVPSEPVFRSDKTKNLAKQAIELRYQLLPYNYNLAFENTQTGKPLMRPLFFEEEDNTSLLTKSDGYLWGNDFLIYPIIEASQKTKDIYFPKTANWYDFYTGKKYEGGTTQTVELNENNIPTFVRGGSFIPMAKLVQTTNDYSLNQFDLHFYFDDTMKGSSGKLFNDNGNSANTIENREFEKITFRSKFKEEKLDIKLESDYEFIPNTSKEISLKIHAIFKKPKSLRINGKKAKYKWNSTLDILEIRTKLKHDKKVQIEIQF from the coding sequence ATGAAAAAAATAGTTTTCTTTTTACTTTTCACAACCTACATTTTTAGTCAAAATAAAAATAGAGAATACTTAAATCATGAATGGACAAAAAACGGATTAAACATTGAAGTATCTGATGGAGAATATAAAATTACCATACTAAACAATTCAACAATTGAAACCTCATTTATACCTAAAAACGAAAAATACAATCCTATTTCTCATAGTGTAATTCTTAAACCAGAAAATACACATTCAAAAGTTTCCGAATCTCAAGAATCATTTGAGCTAACTACAAAAAACATTCAAATTCAAGTTCATAAATCACCTTTTCAAATTTTTTATTACAACAACAAACAGCTTATCCTTTCTGAAAAAAACGGTTACATTAAAAAAGATTCGGTAGAAACACTCGATTTTAACCTGACTTCTGATGAAATTTTATATGGTGGTGGAGCACGTGTTTTGGGCATGAACCGAAGAGGAAATCGTTTACAATTATACAATAGAGCTCATTATGGTTATGAAAGTAAGTCTGAATTAATGAATTTTACCTTACCAATTGTTATTTCATCAAAAAAATACATGGTTCATTTTGACAATGCTCCTATTGGTTATCTTGATTTAGATAGTCAAAAAAATAACACTTTAACTTATGAAGCCATTTCTGGCAAAAAGACTTATCAAATCATTGTAGGCGACAATTGGGAAGACTTAATTTCTAATTACACTTTACTAACAGGTAGACAACCTTTGCCACCTCGCTGGGCATTAGGAAATTTCTCTTCACGATTTGGTTATCATTCTGAAACAGAAGCAAAAAAAGTCATTCAAAAATTCAAAGACGAAAAAATTCCTGTAGATGCTATAATACTAGATTTATACTGGTTTGGAAAAGAAATTAAAGGAACTATGGGAAATTTGGAAGTTTTTAGAGATAGCTTCCCAAACTTTGAAAAAATGGTATCCGATTTTCATAAACGAGGTATCAAAACTATTACTGTAACAGAACCTTTTATTTTAACAACTTCTAAAAAATGGGAAGAGACTAAAAACAAAAACATTCTAACCATAAATTCAGATGGTTCTCCAGCAATTTGGGACTTTTATTTTGGGAATACTAGTCTTATTGATGTTTTTAAACCTGAAGGAAAAGAGTGGTTTTGGAATATTTACAAAGATCTACATCATAAAGGTATAGTTGGAATTTGGGGCGATTTAGGTGAACCCGAAGTTTTTCCTTCTTATGCTAATACAATTGCAGGAAAAGCAGATGAGGTGCATAATATTTATGGACACGAATGGGCAAAACTTATTTATGAAGGTTATCAAAAAGATTTCCCTAATGAAAGACCTTTTATTTTAATGAGAGCTGGTGCAGCAGGTTCTCAACGTTATGGCATGATTCCGTGGAGCGGAGACGTTAATCGAACTTGGGGCGGTTTATCTGGTCAAACTGAAATTGCATTACAAATGGGAATGCAAGGTTTAGCTTATATGCATTCTGACTTAGGTGGTTTTGCGGGGGCTAATTTAGATGATGAATTATATATTCGTTGGCTACAATATGGTGTTTTCAATCCTATTTTTCGTCCACATGCACAAGAAGATGTTCCTTCTGAACCTGTTTTTAGAAGTGATAAAACAAAAAATTTAGCAAAACAAGCTATTGAGTTACGCTATCAATTACTTCCTTATAATTACAATTTAGCATTTGAAAATACACAAACTGGAAAACCTTTAATGCGCCCATTATTCTTTGAAGAAGAAGATAATACTAGCTTATTAACTAAATCTGATGGTTATCTATGGGGAAATGACTTCCTTATTTACCCTATCATAGAAGCAAGTCAAAAAACAAAAGACATTTATTTTCCTAAAACAGCTAATTGGTATGATTTCTACACAGGAAAAAAATATGAAGGCGGAACAACACAAACCGTAGAACTGAATGAAAATAATATTCCAACATTTGTTCGTGGTGGTAGTTTTATTCCAATGGCAAAACTGGTTCAAACCACAAATGATTACAGCTTAAATCAATTTGATTTACATTTCTATTTTGATGACACGATGAAAGGTTCTTCGGGAAAACTATTTAATGATAATGGCAATTCTGCAAATACAATTGAAAATAGAGAATTTGAAAAAATAACCTTTAGAAGTAAGTTTAAAGAAGAAAAACTAGACATTAAACTAGAATCGGATTACGAATTTATTCCAAATACAAGCAAAGAAATTTCTTTAAAAATTCATGCTATTTTCAAAAAACCTAAAAGCTTAAGAATAAACGGAAAAAAAGCAAAATACAAATGGAATTCTACTCTTGATATTTTAGAAATCAGAACAAAACTAAAACACGATAAAAAAGTTCAAATTGAAATACAATTTTAA
- a CDS encoding LacI family DNA-binding transcriptional regulator yields the protein MKRKVTLKQIAKELDVSISTVSKSLKNSSEISEDTRLKVQAFAKLYNYKPNNIALSLKNRKTKTIGIIIPEIVHHFFATVISGIEQVANEQGYNVIVCLSDESFDKEVINLEMLANGSTDGFIMSLSKETQQKKDFHHLQEVINQGMPIVMFDRIANEILTDKVIIDDSLAAYQAVSFLIEEKRKKIALITTVDYVSVGKLRTDGYLKALEDNAIEINNDLIVKIEDIENCSNIIDPLLNENKIDAIFAVNELFAVVAIKAALKKGIKIPEDMSVIAFTDGIISKFSTPTITTVSQNGVKMGRKAAEMLIERLENEEEDERYRTEVIETNLIKRESTKT from the coding sequence ATGAAACGAAAAGTAACCTTAAAACAAATAGCAAAAGAATTAGATGTTTCCATTTCAACAGTCTCTAAATCTTTGAAAAACAGCTCTGAAATAAGTGAAGACACAAGGTTAAAAGTTCAAGCATTTGCAAAATTATATAATTACAAACCCAATAATATTGCATTAAGTTTAAAAAATAGAAAAACAAAAACTATTGGAATTATAATTCCTGAAATTGTACATCATTTTTTTGCTACTGTTATTAGTGGAATTGAACAAGTCGCAAACGAACAAGGATACAATGTAATTGTTTGCTTATCTGATGAGTCTTTTGACAAGGAAGTTATCAATTTAGAAATGCTAGCAAATGGAAGTACTGATGGCTTTATTATGTCTTTATCAAAAGAAACGCAACAAAAAAAAGATTTTCATCACTTACAAGAGGTAATCAACCAAGGAATGCCTATTGTTATGTTTGATAGAATTGCAAACGAAATACTTACAGACAAAGTTATTATTGATGATTCACTTGCTGCTTATCAAGCTGTAAGTTTCTTAATTGAAGAAAAGAGAAAAAAAATAGCCTTAATTACTACTGTAGATTATGTAAGTGTTGGAAAATTAAGAACAGATGGCTATTTAAAGGCTTTAGAAGATAATGCAATTGAAATTAATAATGATTTAATTGTAAAAATTGAAGATATAGAAAACTGTTCTAATATAATTGACCCATTACTTAATGAAAATAAAATAGATGCCATTTTTGCAGTAAATGAATTGTTTGCTGTAGTTGCTATAAAAGCAGCTTTGAAAAAAGGAATTAAAATTCCTGAAGACATGTCGGTTATTGCATTTACAGATGGAATTATTTCTAAATTTTCAACTCCAACCATAACAACAGTTAGTCAAAACGGTGTTAAAATGGGAAGAAAAGCAGCAGAAATGCTTATTGAAAGATTAGAAAATGAGGAAGAAGACGAGCGTTATCGTACTGAAGTAATAGAAACTAATCTTATAAAAAGAGAATCTACGAAAACGTAA
- a CDS encoding MFS transporter, which produces MEKRKLSFWEIWNMSFGFLGIQFGFALQGGFMSRIFQTLGAEKDAIPLLWIAAPLTGLIVQPIIGYLSDNTWHSRLGRRKPYFLLGAILSSITLFFVPYSPALWIAAGFLWILDASINISMEPFRALVADKLPDSQRSYGFVMQTLIIGIGTWIASNLPWLMTTLGISNEAAPGIIPMSVKIAFAIGGFVFLVSILYTIFTTKEYPPEDLEEFKKEKEDSRFIKDLFVSIKEMPSTMKKLGIIQFFSWFAFFTMWSLATPSLTEHVFKAPAPIEKNYNLEDSSQLAQFNEAGAKYQTAADSVGSAMGIYGLSSMGFALLLTFYTSRFRINRKYIHMFSLILGGIGFIIMKYIENPFYLNISFILIGISWGSILSMPYAMLSSSVNEKKMGMMMGLFNMFIVIPQIIAALGGINYVSKIFGNTAIAPMTLAGASLILAGLCNFLITEKKAISFQIE; this is translated from the coding sequence ATGGAAAAGCGTAAATTAAGTTTCTGGGAAATTTGGAACATGAGTTTCGGTTTTTTAGGAATACAATTTGGTTTTGCCCTTCAAGGAGGGTTTATGTCTAGAATTTTTCAAACACTTGGAGCTGAGAAAGATGCGATTCCTCTTTTATGGATTGCTGCACCTTTAACAGGGCTAATTGTTCAACCAATCATTGGCTATTTAAGTGATAATACTTGGCATTCTAGATTAGGAAGAAGAAAACCTTATTTTTTGCTAGGGGCAATTTTATCTTCCATAACACTATTTTTTGTTCCCTATTCTCCCGCACTATGGATTGCAGCAGGCTTTCTATGGATTTTAGATGCTTCTATCAATATAAGTATGGAACCATTTAGAGCTTTAGTCGCTGATAAACTTCCCGATTCTCAAAGATCTTATGGTTTTGTAATGCAAACCTTAATTATAGGAATTGGAACATGGATTGCAAGTAATCTACCTTGGTTAATGACAACATTAGGTATTAGCAATGAAGCTGCTCCAGGAATTATTCCCATGTCCGTTAAAATTGCATTTGCCATTGGAGGTTTTGTTTTTTTGGTCAGTATTTTGTACACTATTTTTACCACCAAAGAATATCCTCCCGAAGACTTAGAAGAATTTAAAAAAGAAAAAGAAGATTCTCGTTTTATTAAAGATTTGTTCGTCTCTATTAAAGAAATGCCATCTACAATGAAGAAACTAGGCATCATACAATTCTTCAGTTGGTTTGCTTTCTTTACAATGTGGAGTTTAGCTACTCCTTCATTAACAGAACATGTTTTTAAAGCACCAGCACCAATAGAAAAAAACTACAATTTAGAAGATTCTTCTCAATTAGCACAATTTAATGAAGCTGGAGCCAAATATCAAACAGCAGCTGATTCAGTAGGTTCTGCTATGGGAATTTATGGTCTTTCTTCTATGGGGTTTGCATTATTACTAACTTTTTATACTTCCAGATTTAGGATAAACAGAAAATACATTCACATGTTTTCCTTAATACTTGGAGGAATTGGTTTTATTATAATGAAATATATTGAAAACCCTTTCTACTTAAATATATCATTTATACTTATTGGAATTTCATGGGGAAGTATTTTATCCATGCCTTACGCTATGCTTTCAAGTTCTGTTAATGAAAAGAAAATGGGAATGATGATGGGGTTATTTAATATGTTTATTGTAATACCACAAATTATTGCAGCCTTAGGAGGAATAAACTATGTATCCAAAATATTTGGAAATACTGCAATAGCACCTATGACATTAGCAGGAGCTTCATTAATACTTGCAGGATTATGCAACTTTTTAATTACAGAAAAAAAAGCAATTAGTTTTCAAATTGAATAA
- a CDS encoding glycoside hydrolase family 65 protein gives MNQDYIVPNNWSIIEEGFEIDKVKSSESLFSIGNGAMGQRANFEEQYSGNTFQGSYIAGVYYPDKTKVGWWKNGYPQYFAKVLNAPNWIGINVVINGEDLDLATCEIKNFRRELNMKEGWYSRTFNVILKNKTEIKVKTLRFLSLDIDELGAIKYEVTPINSDAKIIFKPYLDAGIENEDTNWEEKFWETLDIESENNEAFIVARTLKTKFSVATFMKNNILIDNIKANIEPTNVKKGESDISFIYEIAAPKNQTVAIEKLGGYTVSTNHNENELIKAAKQVLEKGTTLGFNALLELQKEAWAKIWEMSDITIDGDVKAQQGIRFNIFQLNQTYLGKDSRLNIGPKGFTGEKYGGSTYWDTEAYCIPFYMATKDQTVARNLLEYRYNQLDKAIENAEKNLGFKNGAALYPMVTMNGEECHNEWEITFEEIHRNGAIAFAIFNYYRFTGDYSYIPEKGLEVLIGIARFWHQRATFSTQKNQYVILGVTGPNEYENNVNNNWYTNYIAKWCIDYTYEQIEKVNSDYNSDYNRIVNKVNLTKTELDSWKQVANNMYFPYSEEHNVFLQQDGFLDKELVKVADLDKTQRPINQKWSWDRILRSPYIKQADTLQGFYFFEDHFTKEQLEKHFDFYEPFTVHESSLSPCVHSIQAAVLGRMEQAYTFYLRTSRLDLDDYNKEVHEGLHITSMAGTWMSIVEGFGGMRIKNNTLHFEPRIPSQWKAYSFKINFRNQIIKVEVTQHETQFSLEGKTPIKVFVFDKEILVEPNNLVKI, from the coding sequence ATGAATCAGGATTATATTGTGCCAAATAATTGGTCGATTATTGAAGAAGGATTTGAAATCGATAAAGTAAAATCATCAGAAAGTTTATTTAGTATTGGTAATGGTGCTATGGGACAACGTGCCAATTTTGAAGAACAATATTCTGGTAACACCTTTCAAGGTAGTTATATTGCAGGAGTATATTATCCTGACAAAACAAAAGTAGGTTGGTGGAAAAACGGATATCCTCAATATTTTGCTAAAGTATTAAATGCTCCAAACTGGATTGGAATTAATGTAGTAATAAATGGTGAAGATTTAGATTTAGCAACTTGCGAAATTAAAAATTTCCGTAGAGAATTAAACATGAAAGAAGGTTGGTATAGCCGAACTTTCAATGTAATTCTAAAAAACAAAACTGAAATAAAAGTAAAAACACTTCGCTTTCTTTCTTTAGACATTGATGAATTAGGTGCTATAAAATATGAGGTTACGCCTATAAATTCAGATGCTAAAATAATATTTAAACCTTATCTCGATGCTGGAATTGAAAATGAAGACACCAACTGGGAAGAAAAATTCTGGGAAACATTAGATATTGAGAGTGAAAATAATGAAGCTTTTATTGTAGCACGAACTCTAAAAACAAAGTTTAGTGTTGCTACATTTATGAAAAATAATATCCTAATAGACAATATAAAAGCAAACATAGAACCAACTAATGTTAAAAAAGGAGAATCAGACATTTCATTTATATACGAAATAGCTGCTCCAAAAAATCAGACGGTTGCTATTGAAAAACTAGGAGGATATACTGTTTCAACAAACCATAATGAAAACGAATTAATCAAGGCAGCAAAGCAAGTTTTAGAAAAAGGAACAACATTAGGTTTTAATGCATTACTAGAACTGCAAAAAGAAGCTTGGGCAAAAATATGGGAAATGAGCGACATTACTATTGATGGTGATGTAAAAGCTCAACAAGGCATTCGCTTTAATATCTTCCAATTAAATCAAACTTATTTAGGAAAAGATTCTCGTTTAAATATTGGTCCAAAAGGATTCACAGGAGAAAAATATGGTGGTTCTACTTATTGGGACACAGAGGCTTATTGTATTCCGTTCTATATGGCTACCAAAGATCAAACCGTAGCTAGAAATTTATTAGAATATCGTTACAATCAATTAGATAAAGCAATTGAAAATGCTGAAAAAAACCTAGGTTTTAAAAACGGTGCTGCTCTATATCCAATGGTAACAATGAATGGAGAAGAATGTCATAACGAATGGGAAATTACTTTTGAAGAGATTCATAGAAATGGAGCCATTGCATTTGCAATATTCAACTACTATCGTTTCACAGGAGATTACTCTTATATTCCAGAAAAAGGACTTGAAGTGCTAATTGGGATTGCTCGTTTTTGGCATCAAAGAGCTACTTTCTCAACTCAAAAAAATCAGTATGTAATTTTAGGTGTTACTGGACCAAATGAATATGAAAACAACGTAAATAATAATTGGTACACAAACTATATTGCAAAATGGTGTATTGATTATACTTACGAACAAATTGAAAAAGTAAATTCAGATTATAATTCAGATTACAATCGAATTGTTAATAAAGTAAATCTAACTAAAACCGAATTAGACTCTTGGAAACAAGTTGCAAACAACATGTATTTTCCATACTCCGAGGAGCACAATGTGTTTTTACAACAAGATGGTTTCTTAGATAAAGAACTTGTTAAAGTTGCTGATTTAGACAAAACACAACGACCGATTAATCAAAAATGGTCTTGGGATAGAATTTTGCGTTCTCCATATATAAAACAAGCAGATACTTTACAAGGATTTTATTTCTTTGAAGATCATTTTACTAAAGAGCAATTAGAAAAACATTTTGATTTTTACGAACCATTCACTGTTCATGAAAGTTCACTTTCTCCTTGTGTTCACTCTATTCAAGCTGCTGTTCTAGGAAGAATGGAACAAGCCTATACATTTTATTTAAGAACATCACGTTTAGATTTAGATGATTATAACAAAGAAGTTCATGAAGGATTACATATAACTTCTATGGCTGGAACCTGGATGAGTATTGTTGAAGGTTTTGGAGGAATGAGAATTAAAAATAATACGCTTCATTTTGAACCAAGAATTCCTTCACAATGGAAAGCCTATTCATTCAAAATTAACTTTAGAAACCAAATTATTAAAGTTGAAGTTACTCAACATGAAACTCAATTTTCATTAGAAGGTAAAACTCCAATTAAAGTGTTTGTTTTTGACAAAGAAATTTTAGTTGAGCCTAATAATTTAGTTAAAATATAA
- the pgmB gene encoding beta-phosphoglucomutase encodes MNKKTFIFDLDGVIVDTAKYHFLAWQRLASQLGIEFTPEHNEELKGVSRVKSLELILNLGNIKASQEEKDIWLVQKNTEYLSYINEIDESEILPGVISVLNFLKENNQDIVLGSASKNARPILEKTNIIHYFDAIVDGNDVSNAKPDPEVFLQGAKKMNNNPINCIVFEDSLAGIQAANIANMISIGIGDKRVLHEAQFVFPDFTHIDINFIDNLVNR; translated from the coding sequence ATGAATAAAAAAACATTCATATTCGACCTAGATGGTGTTATTGTTGATACTGCAAAATATCATTTTTTAGCTTGGCAACGATTAGCAAGTCAATTAGGAATTGAATTTACGCCCGAACATAACGAAGAACTAAAAGGTGTAAGCCGAGTAAAATCATTAGAATTGATTTTAAATTTAGGAAACATCAAAGCATCTCAGGAAGAGAAAGACATTTGGCTTGTTCAAAAAAACACCGAATATCTATCCTATATCAATGAAATAGATGAAAGTGAAATATTACCCGGCGTTATATCGGTTCTTAATTTTTTAAAAGAAAACAACCAAGATATCGTATTAGGAAGTGCAAGCAAAAACGCACGACCTATTTTAGAAAAAACAAACATCATTCATTATTTTGATGCTATTGTAGATGGAAATGATGTTTCCAATGCAAAACCAGATCCTGAAGTTTTTCTTCAAGGAGCAAAAAAAATGAATAACAATCCTATAAACTGCATCGTCTTTGAAGATTCTTTAGCTGGAATTCAAGCTGCAAATATTGCAAACATGATTAGCATAGGGATTGGAGACAAAAGAGTATTACACGAAGCACAATTTGTGTTTCCCGATTTTACTCATATAGATATAAATTTTATAGACAACTTAGTGAATAGATAA
- a CDS encoding SusC/RagA family TonB-linked outer membrane protein → MKTLQKKLLFFMLILPIGMFAQNILKGTVIESTTQQPLPSVNIAVEGNSTGTATDFDGNFTLSNLNKGDKIIFTYLGFVKQTILYNGQKEITVYLVEDTNQLEGIVVIGYGTVKKKDATGAVTTLKASEFNKGTVVTAENLLNGRVAGLTVNTSGAPGSGSEIRIRGGSSLFASNDPLIVIDGLPIENSSNTGSTSILAGLNPSDIESFTVLKDASATAIYGSRASNGVIIITTKKGGKELNVDYNVQYATGKLVKKVSVFSADEFRDVVTAQFPEGVGLLGNANTDWQEEIYRKTDFIDNNISVRGNLFNKIPSRLSLGNTYQEGLRLTNEFNRNTIGVALNPSFLDNHLKINVSANYANERNRFAEGVEGAALRFDPTQPVYDANSYYGGFFEYWNQATNPSNAELTPSVVRNPVSQLLQTNDRGINNRLFGNFEIDYKFHFLPDLRAVINLGFDESKGERTKIVSRFTGSSPNNDNRTYGANEFTDENRKNKSLDTYFNYKKQFNSLEVDATAGYSYQKFEGSKFTTGNINQPNYTSAIADVDTFADIVLIGFFGRTNFTYNDKYILTLSYRRDGSSRFSKENRWGNFPAAAFAWKLKEEFLQNSKFVTDLKLRLGYGITGQQDINDRLSYLQQYVTGNNQSQYFFGNLPNPIAVSTPYNPNLKWEETTTYNVGFDYGLFNNRITGTIDAFYKKSEDLLVRSALPDGGNFSNRGFQNIGDMTIKGIEFAINAVVVEKDNFKWDVNFNATKFERRIDELALDADIFIGGIGSGTGGTAQIYREGFTPYSYYVYKQLYNTNGQPIEGAYADLNGDGIVNGDDRYIYKNPDPDATFGFASYLNYKNLDFSFNMRASVGNRIYNAVNAGRAQYDLLNQQSSALGNIPTSVYDTGFNTSADVILSDIYIENASFLRLDNVTIGYTFPKWLEGKASLRFFTGVQNAFVITKYSGLDPEITNNGIDNTIYPRQRSFLFGANIKF, encoded by the coding sequence ATGAAAACATTACAAAAAAAGTTATTATTTTTCATGCTTATCTTACCCATAGGAATGTTTGCACAAAACATTTTAAAAGGAACTGTAATAGAAAGTACGACACAGCAGCCATTGCCTAGTGTGAATATAGCAGTAGAAGGTAATAGTACTGGAACGGCTACAGATTTTGACGGAAATTTTACACTATCTAATCTAAACAAAGGAGATAAAATAATTTTTACTTATCTCGGTTTTGTAAAACAGACTATACTATATAACGGACAAAAAGAGATTACAGTATATTTAGTTGAGGATACAAATCAACTAGAAGGGATAGTAGTAATTGGTTATGGAACTGTTAAGAAAAAAGATGCTACAGGAGCTGTAACTACATTAAAAGCCAGTGAGTTTAATAAAGGAACAGTAGTTACTGCTGAAAATTTATTAAATGGTCGTGTAGCTGGTTTAACGGTGAATACAAGTGGTGCACCAGGATCAGGTTCGGAAATTAGAATTAGAGGAGGATCTTCTTTATTTGCTTCAAATGATCCATTAATTGTGATAGACGGATTGCCAATTGAGAATAGTTCAAATACAGGTTCTACATCAATATTAGCAGGATTAAATCCAAGCGATATTGAATCGTTTACCGTTTTAAAAGATGCTTCTGCAACTGCCATATACGGATCAAGAGCATCAAATGGAGTTATTATTATTACAACTAAAAAAGGAGGAAAAGAACTGAATGTTGATTATAACGTTCAATATGCCACAGGAAAATTAGTGAAAAAAGTAAGTGTTTTTTCTGCTGATGAGTTTAGAGATGTTGTAACTGCTCAATTTCCAGAAGGAGTAGGACTATTAGGAAATGCAAATACAGATTGGCAGGAAGAGATTTATAGAAAGACAGATTTTATAGATAATAATATTTCTGTGAGAGGAAATCTTTTTAATAAAATTCCTTCAAGATTATCATTGGGAAATACATATCAAGAAGGATTAAGGCTTACAAATGAGTTTAATAGAAATACCATAGGAGTTGCTTTAAACCCAAGCTTTTTAGATAATCATTTAAAAATTAATGTTTCTGCAAATTATGCAAATGAAAGAAATCGATTTGCTGAGGGTGTTGAGGGTGCAGCATTACGATTTGATCCTACACAACCAGTATATGATGCTAATTCGTATTATGGTGGTTTTTTTGAATATTGGAATCAGGCAACCAATCCTTCTAATGCTGAATTAACACCAAGTGTAGTAAGAAATCCAGTTTCTCAATTGCTGCAAACAAATGATAGAGGAATTAATAATAGATTATTCGGAAATTTTGAAATAGATTATAAATTTCATTTTCTACCAGATTTAAGAGCTGTAATAAATCTTGGATTTGATGAATCAAAAGGAGAGAGAACTAAAATTGTTTCCCGTTTCACAGGATCATCACCAAATAATGATAATAGAACATATGGCGCAAATGAGTTTACTGACGAAAACAGAAAAAATAAATCTTTAGATACTTATTTTAATTATAAAAAACAGTTTAATTCATTGGAAGTTGATGCTACTGCGGGATATTCATATCAAAAATTTGAAGGAAGTAAGTTTACAACTGGAAACATTAATCAACCTAATTATACTAGTGCAATTGCAGATGTTGATACTTTTGCTGATATCGTTTTAATAGGCTTTTTTGGAAGAACAAACTTTACATATAATGATAAATATATTTTAACACTATCTTATAGAAGAGATGGATCTTCTCGTTTCTCTAAAGAAAATAGATGGGGTAATTTTCCAGCCGCAGCTTTTGCATGGAAGTTAAAAGAAGAATTTTTACAAAATTCTAAGTTTGTAACCGATTTAAAATTAAGGTTAGGGTATGGAATTACAGGCCAACAAGATATTAATGACAGGCTTTCTTACCTGCAGCAATATGTGACAGGAAATAATCAATCTCAATATTTCTTTGGTAATCTTCCAAATCCAATAGCTGTTTCAACTCCATATAATCCTAATTTAAAATGGGAAGAAACCACAACATATAATGTTGGGTTTGATTATGGATTATTTAATAATAGAATCACAGGAACAATAGATGCTTTTTATAAAAAATCAGAAGACTTATTAGTAAGATCGGCTTTGCCAGATGGAGGGAATTTTTCAAATAGAGGATTCCAAAATATAGGAGATATGACTATAAAAGGAATTGAATTTGCGATAAACGCTGTTGTTGTTGAAAAAGATAATTTTAAGTGGGATGTTAATTTTAATGCTACAAAATTCGAAAGAAGAATTGATGAATTAGCATTAGATGCAGATATATTTATTGGAGGTATAGGTTCAGGTACTGGTGGAACAGCACAAATATATAGAGAAGGGTTTACTCCATATTCTTATTATGTGTATAAACAATTATATAACACAAATGGACAACCAATTGAAGGAGCTTATGCTGATTTAAATGGAGATGGTATTGTAAATGGAGACGATAGATATATCTATAAAAATCCAGATCCAGATGCTACTTTTGGTTTCGCTTCTTATTTAAATTATAAAAATTTAGATTTCTCATTTAATATGAGAGCAAGTGTAGGAAATAGGATCTATAATGCAGTTAATGCAGGAAGAGCTCAATATGATTTGTTAAACCAACAATCATCTGCATTAGGAAATATTCCTACATCAGTTTACGATACAGGATTTAATACATCAGCCGATGTTATTTTATCAGATATATATATTGAAAACGCATCATTTTTAAGATTAGACAACGTTACAATAGGCTATACTTTTCCTAAATGGTTAGAAGGAAAAGCATCATTAAGATTTTTCACAGGTGTTCAAAATGCATTTGTGATAACGAAATATTCAGGACTAGATCCTGAAATAACGAATAACGGAATAGATAATACCATTTATCCTAGACAAAGATCTTTCTTATTTGGTGCAAACATTAAGTTTTAA